In Elephas maximus indicus isolate mEleMax1 chromosome 7, mEleMax1 primary haplotype, whole genome shotgun sequence, the following proteins share a genomic window:
- the LOC126079242 gene encoding olfactory receptor 51Q1-like gives MSKVNNTTQDPFYFILTGIPGFEAFHIWISIPFCCFYTISIMGNTTILAVIHTEPSLRQPMYLFLSMLALTDLGLTLTTLPTVMQLLWFNIQKITFEACFAQFFFLHGFSFMESSVLLAMSFDRYVAICHPLHYASILTSKVTGRIGVAIICRCVLAVLPSLLLLKHLPFCHSHLLSHSYCLHQDMIRLVCADIQVNSWYGFALGLLIIVLDPLLIVLSYALILRSILGTATWADRLRALSNCLSHFLAVLVLYVPMVSLSMTHRFAKHAAPLVHVVIANIYVLAPPVMNPIIYSVKTKQIRQGIFHLLFQRKLH, from the coding sequence ATGTCCAAGGTGAATAACACCACCCAAGACCCCTTCTACTTCATCCTCACGGGTATCCCTGGATTTGAGGCCTTCCACATCTGGATTTCCATTCCTTTCTGCTGCTTCTACACCATCTCTATCATGGGCAACACCACCATCCTAGCCGTCATCCACACAGAGCCATCTCTCCGCCAGCCCATGTACCTATTTCTCTCCATGCTGGCCCTGACTGACCTGGGTCTCACCCTCACCACCCTGCCCACAGTCATGCAGCTCCTCTGGTTCAACATTCAGAAGATCACTTTTGAGGCCTGttttgcccagttcttcttcctcCATGGATTCTCATTCATGGAATCTTCTGTCCTGCTGGCCATGTCctttgaccgctatgtggccatttgtcacccCCTCCATTATGCCTCCATCCTTACCAGTAAAGTCACTGGCAGGATCGGAGTAGCCATCATCTGCCGTTgtgttctggctgttcttccctcCCTTTTGCTACTCAAGCACCTGCCTTTCTGCCACTCTCACCTTCTCTCTCACTCCTACTGCCTCCACCAGGATATGATTCGCCTAGTCTGTGCTGATATTCAGGTCAACAGCTGGTATGGATTTGCTCTTGGGTTGCTCATTATTGTGTTGGACCCATTGCTCATTGTGCTCTCCTATGCACTCATCCTGAGAAGTATCTTGGGCACAGCCACCTGGGCTGACCGGCTCCGGGCCCTTAGTAACTGTCTGTCCCACTTTCTGGCTGTTCTGGTTCTCTATGTGCCTATGGTGAGTCTATCCATGACTCATCGCTTTGCAAAACATGCTGCACCACTGGTCCATGTGGTCATTGCCAATATCTACGTGCTGGCCCCTCCTGTGATGAATCCCATCATTTACAGTGTCAAGACGAAGCAGATACGCCAAGGAATCTTTCATCTTCTCTTCCAGAGGAAGTTGCACTAA